The Pyrococcus horikoshii OT3 genome includes a window with the following:
- a CDS encoding 30S ribosomal protein S13, translated as MVDFRHIVRVAGVDLDGNKQLRWALTAIKGVGINFATMVCRVAGLDPFMKAGYLTDEQVKKIEEILQDPVSHGIPRWAVNRPKDYETGKDLHLITAKLDMAIREDIMRLRRIRAYRGIRHELGLPVRGQRTRSNFRRGQTVGVSKKKK; from the coding sequence ATGGTTGACTTTAGACACATAGTTCGTGTTGCGGGAGTTGATTTAGACGGAAATAAGCAATTAAGGTGGGCGCTCACTGCAATAAAAGGAGTTGGCATTAATTTCGCTACGATGGTATGCAGGGTAGCTGGATTGGATCCGTTCATGAAAGCCGGTTACTTAACTGACGAGCAGGTCAAGAAGATCGAGGAAATACTCCAGGATCCAGTGTCCCATGGAATTCCCAGATGGGCCGTGAACAGACCTAAAGATTATGAAACCGGTAAGGATCTACACCTCATTACGGCAAAGCTTGACATGGCTATAAGAGAAGATATAATGAGACTTAGGAGGATAAGGGCTTACAGAGGTATAAGGCATGAGCTTGGCCTACCTGTTAGGGGTCAGAGAACTAGATCCAACTTTAGGAGAGGTCAAACCGTTGGCGTGAGCAAGAAGAAGAAGTGA
- a CDS encoding class I SAM-dependent methyltransferase → MPHYYSRDQSTPMKTKLIEVCIRGYCFKFITASGVFSFGKLDRGTELLIKNMILKPGWKVLDLGCGYGPIGIVASRFVEYVVMTDINKRAVTIARKNMKLNNVSNGEVRLGNLYEPVEGEKFNSIITNPPVHAGKDVLREIVINAPNYLHDDGMLQLVIKTRLGAKFIKELMQDTFTEVVELAKGSGYRVYAGIA, encoded by the coding sequence ATGCCCCATTATTACTCAAGGGATCAATCAACGCCAATGAAGACTAAATTAATCGAAGTTTGCATTAGAGGTTATTGTTTTAAATTTATAACAGCTAGTGGCGTTTTCTCCTTTGGGAAGCTCGATAGAGGGACTGAACTCTTGATAAAAAACATGATTTTAAAACCCGGATGGAAGGTTCTCGATCTGGGCTGTGGATATGGTCCAATAGGTATCGTAGCTTCACGTTTTGTTGAGTATGTAGTTATGACGGATATAAACAAAAGGGCCGTAACAATAGCAAGGAAGAATATGAAGCTCAACAACGTGAGCAATGGGGAGGTTAGGCTTGGGAACCTTTATGAGCCCGTTGAAGGAGAAAAATTTAACTCAATAATAACTAATCCTCCCGTTCATGCTGGAAAGGATGTTCTGAGGGAAATAGTTATAAATGCTCCCAATTACCTTCACGATGACGGTATGCTACAGTTAGTTATTAAGACGAGGTTAGGGGCAAAGTTTATTAAAGAGTTAATGCAGGACACCTTCACCGAGGTAGTCGAGTTAGCTAAAGGTTCAGGGTATAGGGTGTATGCCGGGATAGCCTAG
- a CDS encoding RNA-guided pseudouridylation complex pseudouridine synthase subunit Cbf5 yields the protein MARDEVRRMLPADIKREVLIKDENAETNPKWGFPPYERPIELHIQYGVINLDKPPGPTSHEVVAWIKRILNLEKAGHGGTLDPKVSGVLPVALEKATRVVQALLPAGKEYVALMHLHGDVPENKIIDVMKEFEGEIIQRPPLRSAVKRRLRTRKVYYIEILEIDGRDVLFKVGVEAGTYIRSLIHHIGLALGVGAHMAELRRTRSGPFKEDETLVTLHDLVDYYHFWKEDGIEKYLRRAIQPMEKAVEHLPKIWIKDSAVAAVAHGANLTVPGIVKLNVGIKRGDLVAIMTLKDELVALGKAMMTSQEMMQRSKGIAVDVEKVFMPRDWYPKLW from the coding sequence ATGGCGAGAGATGAGGTAAGGAGGATGCTTCCCGCTGATATTAAAAGGGAAGTGTTAATAAAAGATGAAAATGCTGAAACGAACCCTAAATGGGGTTTTCCTCCTTACGAGAGGCCTATTGAGTTGCACATTCAATATGGAGTTATAAATTTGGATAAACCTCCTGGGCCTACCAGTCATGAGGTAGTTGCATGGATAAAGCGAATACTTAATCTAGAGAAAGCTGGCCATGGAGGAACTTTAGATCCTAAAGTTAGTGGAGTTTTACCAGTTGCTTTAGAGAAAGCAACTAGGGTAGTTCAAGCTTTACTTCCAGCTGGAAAGGAGTATGTAGCTTTAATGCATCTTCACGGAGATGTCCCGGAGAATAAAATAATTGACGTCATGAAAGAATTTGAGGGAGAGATAATTCAGAGACCACCCCTAAGAAGTGCCGTTAAGAGGAGACTTAGAACTAGGAAAGTTTATTATATAGAAATTCTGGAAATAGATGGTAGGGATGTTTTATTTAAAGTAGGAGTCGAGGCCGGAACGTATATAAGGTCTTTGATCCATCACATTGGCCTTGCCCTCGGCGTGGGTGCTCACATGGCGGAGTTGAGAAGGACTAGGAGCGGACCCTTTAAGGAGGATGAAACTTTAGTTACGCTTCATGATCTAGTTGATTATTATCACTTCTGGAAGGAGGATGGAATAGAAAAGTATCTCAGAAGGGCTATTCAGCCAATGGAGAAGGCCGTCGAGCACTTACCGAAGATCTGGATTAAGGATTCAGCAGTAGCTGCTGTAGCTCATGGTGCTAATTTAACGGTTCCTGGGATAGTTAAGCTTAACGTTGGGATTAAGAGAGGTGATCTAGTGGCCATAATGACGTTGAAGGATGAACTGGTAGCATTGGGAAAGGCTATGATGACCTCCCAGGAAATGATGCAGAGAAGCAAGGGGATAGCGGTAGACGTTGAAAAGGTATTTATGCCCAGGGATTGGTATCCAAAGCTTTGGTAG
- the pfkC gene encoding ADP-specific phosphofructokinase codes for MIPEHLSIYTAYNANIDAIVKLNQETIQNLINAFDPDEVKRRIEEYPREINEPIDFVARLVHTLKLGKPAAVPLVNEKMNEWFDKTFRYEEERLGGQAGIIANTLAGLKIRKVIAYTPFLPKRLAELFKKGVLYPVVENGELQFKPIQEAYREGDPLKINRIFEFRKGLKFKLGDETIEIPNSGRFIVSARFESISRIETREDIKPFLGEIGKEVDGAIFSGYQGLRTKYSDGKDANYYLRRAKEDIIEFKEKDVKIHVEFASVQDRKLRKKIITNILPFVDSVGIDEAEIAQILSVLGYRELADRIFTYNRLEDSILGGMIILDELNFEILQVHTTYYLMYITHRDNPLSEEELAKSLEFGTTLAAARASLGDIRGPDDYKVGLKVPFNERSEYVKLRFEEAKSRLRMREYKVVVIPTRLVQNPVLTVGLGDTISAGAFLTYLEFLKRH; via the coding sequence ATGATACCTGAGCATCTCTCAATTTATACTGCATATAATGCAAATATTGACGCGATAGTAAAATTAAATCAAGAAACGATTCAAAATCTTATAAATGCCTTTGATCCAGACGAAGTTAAGAGAAGGATCGAAGAATATCCGAGAGAGATCAATGAGCCCATAGACTTTGTTGCGAGACTAGTTCATACCCTTAAATTAGGTAAGCCAGCAGCTGTCCCCCTGGTCAATGAGAAAATGAACGAATGGTTTGATAAAACTTTCAGGTATGAAGAGGAAAGATTGGGGGGTCAAGCAGGGATTATCGCAAATACCCTCGCTGGACTTAAAATAAGGAAGGTTATAGCATACACTCCATTCCTACCAAAAAGACTAGCAGAACTTTTCAAGAAAGGCGTCTTATATCCTGTCGTTGAAAATGGAGAATTACAGTTTAAACCTATACAGGAGGCATATAGAGAGGGAGATCCCTTAAAAATAAACAGGATATTCGAGTTTAGAAAGGGATTGAAATTTAAGCTTGGGGATGAAACTATAGAGATTCCCAACTCTGGGAGGTTTATAGTTTCAGCTAGATTCGAAAGCATAAGTAGAATAGAAACAAGGGAAGACATCAAACCGTTTTTGGGAGAGATCGGGAAAGAGGTTGATGGAGCGATATTTTCAGGATATCAAGGCTTAAGAACCAAATATTCTGATGGTAAAGATGCCAACTATTACTTAAGGAGGGCTAAGGAAGATATAATAGAGTTTAAAGAAAAAGATGTCAAAATTCACGTAGAATTTGCATCCGTCCAGGATAGAAAGCTTAGAAAGAAGATAATTACAAATATATTACCATTTGTCGACAGCGTTGGAATAGACGAAGCGGAAATAGCCCAGATTTTAAGTGTTCTTGGATACAGAGAGTTAGCGGATAGAATATTCACCTATAATAGGCTTGAAGATTCCATACTAGGAGGGATGATAATACTCGATGAACTCAACTTTGAAATCCTACAAGTACACACGACTTACTACCTGATGTATATAACCCATAGAGATAATCCCTTAAGCGAGGAAGAACTTGCCAAGAGCCTTGAATTCGGAACGACACTTGCTGCTGCAAGGGCATCACTTGGGGATATAAGGGGCCCGGATGACTACAAGGTTGGACTTAAAGTTCCATTCAATGAGAGAAGCGAGTACGTAAAATTGAGATTTGAAGAAGCAAAATCGAGGCTTAGAATGAGAGAATACAAGGTGGTTGTTATTCCCACAAGGCTAGTTCAAAATCCAGTGCTAACCGTAGGTCTCGGAGACACAATCTCAGCAGGGGCCTTTTTAACGTACCTTGAATTTCTCAAGAGGCACTAG
- the glp gene encoding molybdopterin molybdotransferase MoeA gives MEFKKLVPYREALKLLLDDINEIEDTEKVPLREAVGRVLAEDIVTEFDIPPFDRAAVDGYAIRAEDTFQAREYNPIELTVIEEVPAGNVAKEEVTTGKAIKVLTGTRIPKGANAVIMQEMVKREGDKIYVLRPVAPGQNIAFTGEDVKKGEVVLRKGTILRPQDVAMLKALGIKKVPVKVKPKVGIIITGSELIEEPSEEGFKEGKIVETNSIMLQGLVEKFFGEPILYGVLPDDESIIKETLEKAKNECDIVLITGGSAFGDKDYAHKFVNLLFHGTTIKPGRPFGYGEKVFIMSGYPVSVFAQFNLFVKHALAKMVGAQNYEVKVKAILQDDIPSQLGRYEFIKIYYENGIARVIKKKGSGILSSLLASNAYLEIPEDSEGYRRGEEVWITLY, from the coding sequence ATGGAGTTTAAGAAGTTAGTTCCCTATAGAGAAGCCTTGAAGCTTCTTCTAGATGACATCAATGAAATTGAGGATACCGAAAAAGTTCCCTTGAGGGAGGCGGTGGGACGTGTTCTAGCTGAGGATATAGTAACTGAATTTGACATTCCCCCTTTTGATAGGGCAGCCGTAGACGGATATGCTATCAGAGCGGAAGATACATTCCAAGCTAGGGAGTACAATCCCATAGAGCTAACGGTTATAGAGGAAGTTCCCGCTGGAAACGTTGCAAAAGAGGAGGTAACAACCGGAAAGGCAATAAAAGTTCTCACCGGAACCAGAATTCCAAAAGGCGCTAATGCAGTTATAATGCAGGAAATGGTAAAAAGAGAAGGAGATAAAATTTACGTTTTAAGGCCTGTTGCTCCCGGACAAAACATAGCTTTCACTGGGGAGGACGTAAAAAAAGGGGAAGTGGTTCTTAGAAAAGGAACCATTTTAAGGCCTCAAGATGTAGCAATGCTGAAGGCCCTTGGAATAAAGAAAGTCCCAGTAAAGGTAAAACCAAAAGTTGGAATTATAATAACGGGAAGCGAGCTCATAGAGGAGCCATCGGAGGAGGGATTTAAAGAGGGTAAGATCGTGGAGACGAATTCAATAATGCTCCAGGGGCTTGTCGAAAAGTTCTTTGGGGAACCAATTCTCTATGGAGTATTGCCAGATGATGAGTCAATTATAAAGGAAACCTTAGAGAAAGCCAAGAACGAATGCGACATCGTTCTAATAACGGGAGGCTCCGCATTTGGAGATAAGGATTATGCTCACAAGTTTGTAAATCTTCTCTTCCATGGAACAACGATAAAGCCAGGAAGACCATTTGGATACGGAGAGAAAGTCTTCATAATGAGCGGTTATCCAGTATCCGTTTTTGCCCAGTTCAATCTATTCGTTAAGCATGCACTAGCTAAAATGGTGGGAGCTCAAAATTATGAAGTTAAGGTAAAAGCCATCCTTCAGGATGACATTCCAAGTCAATTGGGTAGATATGAGTTCATAAAAATCTATTATGAAAACGGGATAGCGAGAGTTATCAAGAAAAAGGGAAGTGGAATACTTTCATCCCTTCTGGCTAGCAATGCATACTTAGAGATCCCAGAGGACAGCGAAGGTTATAGGAGGGGTGAAGAAGTTTGGATTACTCTATATTAA
- the rnhB gene encoding ribonuclease HII, translating to MKVAGVDEAGRGPVIGPLVIGVAVIDEKNIERLRDIGVKDSKQLTPGQREKLFSKLIDILDDYYVLLVTPKEIDERHHSMNELEAEKFVVALNSLRIKPQKIYVDSADVDPKRFASLIKAGLKYEATVIAEHKADAKYEIVSAASIIAKVTRDREIEKLKQKYGEFGSGYPSDPRTKEWLEEYYKQYGDFPPIVRRTWETARKIEERFRKNQLTLDKFLK from the coding sequence ATGAAGGTTGCTGGAGTTGATGAAGCGGGGAGGGGGCCGGTAATTGGCCCGTTAGTAATTGGAGTAGCCGTTATAGATGAGAAAAATATTGAGAGGTTACGTGACATTGGGGTTAAAGACTCCAAACAATTAACTCCTGGGCAACGTGAAAAACTATTTAGCAAATTAATAGATATCCTAGACGATTATTATGTTCTTCTCGTTACCCCCAAGGAAATAGATGAGAGGCATCATTCTATGAATGAACTAGAAGCTGAGAAATTCGTTGTAGCCTTGAATTCTTTAAGGATCAAGCCGCAGAAGATATATGTGGACTCTGCCGATGTAGATCCTAAGAGGTTTGCTAGTCTAATAAAGGCTGGGTTGAAATATGAAGCCACGGTTATCGCCGAGCATAAAGCCGATGCAAAGTATGAGATAGTATCGGCAGCATCAATAATTGCAAAGGTCACTAGGGATAGAGAGATAGAGAAGCTAAAGCAAAAGTATGGGGAATTTGGTTCTGGCTATCCGAGTGATCCGAGAACTAAGGAGTGGCTTGAAGAATATTACAAACAATATGGTGACTTTCCTCCAATAGTTAGGAGAACTTGGGAAACCGCTAGGAAGATAGAGGAAAGGTTTAGAAAAAATCAGCTAACGCTTGATAAATTCCTTAAGTGA
- a CDS encoding metal ABC transporter permease, producing MIEEYLLRALLASLMVSTLLGLLSPLINVKGVAFLTHATFHALLFGAVLGMILGLIMGDLSLIFWISLLIAIIVVIGIAEMEIRGYSSDTAVGTMAGIIAGLTVLGFGILYKVMASRPYFALSESIVSYLTGEIFLITFDDLTLLVIGGFLVFTIMVIFYRDFLYLSFDPEGLESHGGNVRLYLMLLYFLVGAVGGLIVKTVGLITLQVLAVLPGAIALTISRGIREFVGISLGLTLAIQVSSTFLGYYFNIPPSGLATIFLGTIYGVLALRRKII from the coding sequence ATGATTGAGGAGTATCTCCTTAGGGCCCTGTTAGCTAGCTTAATGGTGAGTACACTATTAGGGTTACTTAGTCCTCTAATTAACGTTAAAGGAGTAGCCTTCCTCACCCATGCCACGTTCCATGCTTTATTATTTGGTGCTGTTTTAGGAATGATTCTAGGATTAATCATGGGTGACCTCTCTTTAATATTCTGGATATCTCTCTTAATTGCCATAATAGTGGTCATTGGAATAGCTGAGATGGAGATTAGGGGTTATTCCTCCGATACGGCCGTTGGGACGATGGCGGGAATAATAGCTGGTTTGACGGTTTTAGGGTTTGGTATTCTGTATAAAGTTATGGCCTCTAGGCCATACTTCGCCCTCTCCGAAAGCATAGTAAGCTACTTAACGGGTGAGATTTTCTTAATTACTTTCGACGATCTGACTCTCCTGGTTATTGGGGGTTTTTTAGTATTTACAATAATGGTAATCTTCTATAGGGACTTCCTTTACTTGAGCTTCGACCCTGAGGGGTTAGAGAGTCACGGTGGAAATGTAAGGCTCTACTTAATGCTACTCTACTTCCTGGTTGGTGCTGTAGGAGGGTTGATCGTTAAGACCGTAGGATTAATCACCCTCCAAGTCTTAGCTGTTTTACCTGGGGCCATAGCTTTAACCATATCAAGGGGAATTAGAGAGTTCGTTGGTATAAGTTTGGGATTAACCTTGGCGATTCAAGTATCATCGACTTTTTTAGGTTACTACTTTAATATTCCCCCAAGTGGATTAGCTACAATATTCCTGGGAACAATATATGGAGTACTTGCCCTCAGGAGGAAAATAATATGA
- a CDS encoding metal ABC transporter ATP-binding protein has product MEYVIEAKDLTIMYNGVNAVEDLTFKLKRGETLLLLGPNGAGKTTLLRVLAGFHTEYKGYLKVFGKSPLEVKDRVAYVPQTFSINSRVPLSVLDVVAMGAIYKRGIVHFNVPREVIKKGIKVLEFLGLKDLSSRSFRELSGGQKQRVIIARALMSEPELLLLDEPLSALDPKARLEVTSVLSRIKEKFGISMIITTHDINPLAEIGDKVMLINKKLVAFGTPDEVLRDEIIGKVYGPASKTVRVGKKLYCIIGDVHLMVR; this is encoded by the coding sequence ATGGAATACGTTATTGAGGCTAAAGACCTAACAATAATGTATAATGGTGTGAATGCCGTTGAAGATTTAACGTTTAAATTAAAGCGCGGAGAGACGCTACTATTATTGGGGCCGAATGGTGCAGGTAAGACAACGTTATTAAGAGTTCTTGCTGGCTTTCATACTGAATACAAGGGATATTTAAAGGTATTTGGTAAATCGCCGCTCGAGGTTAAGGATAGGGTTGCCTATGTACCTCAAACATTCTCCATAAACTCAAGGGTGCCTCTGAGCGTTCTTGACGTTGTGGCAATGGGTGCTATCTATAAAAGGGGAATTGTTCACTTTAATGTTCCCAGGGAGGTCATTAAAAAAGGAATTAAAGTACTCGAATTCTTGGGATTAAAAGATCTATCTAGTAGGTCATTTAGAGAGCTTAGTGGGGGGCAGAAACAAAGGGTTATAATTGCCAGAGCCTTAATGTCGGAGCCAGAGCTCCTTTTACTAGATGAACCTCTTTCTGCATTGGATCCAAAGGCGAGACTTGAAGTAACGTCGGTGCTATCTAGAATAAAAGAAAAATTTGGAATAAGCATGATAATAACAACCCATGATATCAACCCATTGGCGGAGATTGGGGATAAGGTAATGCTAATCAATAAGAAGCTTGTAGCTTTTGGGACTCCTGACGAAGTGTTGAGGGATGAGATAATAGGGAAGGTTTATGGGCCCGCTTCGAAGACAGTTAGAGTTGGAAAGAAGCTGTATTGTATAATAGGAGATGTGCATTTAATGGTGAGGTAG
- the glyA gene encoding serine hydroxymethyltransferase, with protein sequence MTYREYRDKVLHFIEEHEKWRSHTINLIASENITSPSVNRAVASGFMHKYAEGWPKQRYYQGCKYVDEVELIGVELFTKLFKSDYADLRPVSGTNANQAVFFGLGQPGDKVIVLHTSHGGHISHMPFGAAGMRGLEVHTWPFDFESFNIDVDKAEKMIRELEPKIVVFGGSLFPFPHPVKELAPVAKEVGAFVVYDAAHVLGLIAGGEFQDPLREGADIMTASTHKTFPGPQGGVILYKKFADDETIAKLQWAIFPGVVSNHHLHHMAGKVITAAEMLEYGEAYAKQIVKNAKALAEALAEEGFKVIGEDQGYTKSHQVIVDVSDLHPAGGGWAAPLLEEAGIILNKNLLPWDPLEKVNEPSGLRIGVQEMTRVGMMEDEMKEIAHFMKRVLIDKEDPKKVRKDVYYFRLEYQKVYYSFDYGLPMKE encoded by the coding sequence ATGACCTACAGAGAGTATAGGGACAAGGTATTACACTTTATTGAGGAGCATGAGAAGTGGAGAAGCCATACGATAAATTTGATCGCAAGTGAAAACATAACATCGCCAAGTGTCAATAGGGCCGTGGCCTCAGGTTTTATGCACAAATACGCCGAAGGATGGCCAAAGCAAAGATATTATCAGGGATGTAAGTACGTTGATGAGGTAGAACTTATAGGTGTAGAGCTATTCACAAAGCTGTTTAAGAGTGATTACGCTGATTTAAGGCCCGTTTCTGGAACGAACGCTAACCAAGCTGTATTCTTTGGCTTAGGTCAGCCAGGAGACAAAGTAATAGTTCTTCACACAAGCCATGGAGGACATATAAGCCACATGCCCTTCGGTGCTGCTGGAATGAGAGGTTTAGAGGTTCACACATGGCCATTTGACTTTGAAAGCTTCAACATCGATGTAGATAAGGCTGAAAAGATGATAAGAGAGTTAGAGCCAAAGATAGTCGTCTTTGGAGGTTCACTGTTCCCATTCCCACATCCAGTAAAGGAACTTGCCCCAGTGGCTAAGGAGGTTGGGGCCTTCGTAGTTTATGATGCAGCCCACGTCCTTGGATTGATAGCCGGAGGAGAGTTCCAGGATCCACTTAGAGAGGGAGCAGATATAATGACAGCTTCAACCCACAAGACCTTCCCAGGACCCCAGGGTGGAGTAATACTTTACAAGAAGTTCGCAGATGATGAGACGATAGCAAAGCTTCAGTGGGCAATATTCCCGGGAGTAGTGAGCAACCACCACCTCCACCACATGGCCGGGAAAGTAATTACAGCAGCAGAGATGTTGGAGTACGGTGAAGCTTACGCAAAGCAGATAGTAAAGAATGCAAAGGCCCTAGCTGAGGCTTTAGCCGAGGAAGGCTTTAAGGTTATCGGAGAAGACCAAGGATATACAAAGAGTCACCAAGTTATAGTGGATGTAAGCGACTTACACCCAGCAGGTGGAGGATGGGCCGCTCCACTTCTTGAAGAGGCCGGAATAATCCTCAACAAGAATCTATTACCATGGGATCCACTTGAGAAGGTCAACGAACCAAGTGGATTAAGAATTGGAGTCCAGGAAATGACGAGAGTTGGAATGATGGAAGATGAGATGAAGGAGATAGCCCACTTCATGAAGAGAGTCCTGATAGACAAGGAGGATCCAAAGAAGGTCAGAAAAGACGTTTATTACTTCAGGCTTGAATACCAGAAGGTTTATTACTCCTTCGACTATGGACTACCAATGAAGGAGTGA
- a CDS encoding TIGR02253 family HAD-type hydrolase, whose product MVKVIFFDLDDTLVDTSKLAEIARKNAIENMIRHGLPVDFETAYSELIELIKEYGSNFPYHFDYLLRRLDLPYNPKWISAGVIAYHNTKFAYLREVPGARKVLIRLKELGYELGIITDGNPVKQWEKILRLELDDFFEHVIISDFEGVKKPHPKIFKKALKAFNVKPEEALMVGDRLYSDIYGAKRVGMKTVWFRYGKHSERELEYRKYADYEIDNLESLLEVLARESSSNKKVHPPRQQI is encoded by the coding sequence ATGGTCAAGGTAATATTTTTTGACTTAGATGATACTTTAGTTGATACAAGTAAGCTAGCGGAAATAGCGAGAAAAAATGCCATAGAGAACATGATTAGACATGGGCTTCCAGTCGACTTCGAGACAGCATATTCCGAGTTAATAGAGTTGATAAAAGAGTATGGAAGTAACTTCCCATACCATTTTGATTACCTTTTAAGGAGGCTTGATCTCCCCTACAACCCAAAGTGGATTTCTGCTGGAGTTATAGCTTACCATAACACCAAATTCGCATATCTAAGGGAAGTCCCCGGAGCGAGGAAAGTTTTGATAAGGCTTAAAGAGCTTGGTTATGAACTCGGGATAATAACCGATGGAAACCCAGTAAAACAGTGGGAGAAGATATTAAGATTAGAGCTAGATGACTTTTTTGAGCACGTTATAATTTCAGATTTTGAAGGGGTAAAAAAGCCTCATCCAAAGATCTTTAAAAAAGCATTAAAAGCCTTTAACGTGAAACCAGAAGAAGCCTTAATGGTTGGAGACAGGCTCTATTCCGATATTTATGGGGCCAAGAGAGTCGGGATGAAGACAGTCTGGTTTAGATATGGAAAGCATTCAGAGCGAGAGCTAGAGTACAGGAAATACGCTGATTATGAGATAGATAATCTAGAAAGTCTCCTGGAGGTGCTAGCTCGTGAAAGTAGTTCAAATAAGAAAGTTCATCCTCCTAGACAACAAATATAA
- a CDS encoding ASCH domain-containing protein, producing the protein MKVVQIRKFILLDNKYKSKVISGKKVTTIRFGKYEAKPGTEVYIVITPSDTAIAKAKIKGIRTKKVKELTIEDAKLDGFSDVKELVRELSRIYGELHGEDEVTIIEFEDVEPLKEGIPLKLLKGLNYRDPYRIAELALENFKELNLSEDTKLILSKVVQNGLREAAKRFGPKRLQQALLKAYHSLYEEGII; encoded by the coding sequence GTGAAAGTAGTTCAAATAAGAAAGTTCATCCTCCTAGACAACAAATATAAATCAAAAGTGATCAGCGGAAAGAAAGTTACCACGATAAGATTTGGAAAATATGAGGCAAAGCCTGGGACTGAGGTTTACATCGTCATAACTCCAAGCGATACTGCAATAGCGAAGGCCAAAATAAAGGGAATAAGGACTAAAAAGGTAAAGGAATTAACAATAGAAGATGCCAAGCTTGATGGATTCTCTGATGTAAAAGAACTAGTTAGGGAATTATCCAGAATTTACGGCGAACTACATGGAGAGGATGAAGTTACTATAATCGAGTTTGAAGACGTGGAACCTCTAAAAGAAGGAATTCCTCTGAAGTTGCTGAAGGGCCTTAATTACAGAGATCCTTATAGGATAGCAGAGCTCGCCCTGGAAAATTTCAAAGAGCTAAACCTGTCTGAGGACACTAAATTGATACTTTCAAAAGTTGTTCAAAATGGATTAAGAGAAGCTGCAAAGAGATTTGGACCAAAAAGGCTTCAGCAGGCACTCTTAAAGGCATATCATTCCTTATACGAGGAGGGCATTATATGA
- a CDS encoding phosphatase PAP2 family protein, with the protein MKKLILLGILSLIIGLLEALEAFNSINNVINAELPYGGNLTSATTKLADTSSILGILTLVVIVETLRGKIKPKDAIRPYVSIFLVLATVGILKIIYHVPRPISYGKGIESLAFPSGHTAKASALANYLGDLWPRARFLIYLFPVTIGITRILLHVHWFSDVLFSLFYGAFIDESVKVVWRRMRV; encoded by the coding sequence ATGAAAAAGCTGATACTCCTGGGAATACTTTCCCTTATCATAGGATTACTGGAAGCCCTTGAAGCCTTTAATAGCATAAATAATGTGATAAACGCTGAACTACCCTATGGAGGGAATTTAACATCCGCTACCACAAAGCTTGCAGATACATCTTCAATATTGGGAATATTAACTTTAGTTGTAATTGTTGAGACCCTAAGAGGAAAAATAAAACCCAAAGATGCCATAAGACCCTATGTATCGATTTTTTTGGTTTTAGCAACCGTTGGAATCCTTAAAATTATTTACCATGTTCCGAGGCCAATATCCTATGGAAAGGGTATCGAGTCTCTTGCATTTCCCTCAGGACATACTGCTAAGGCTTCAGCACTTGCAAATTATTTGGGAGATTTATGGCCAAGAGCGAGATTTCTCATATACCTCTTTCCAGTGACAATAGGAATAACTAGAATACTACTTCACGTTCATTGGTTCAGTGACGTACTTTTCAGCTTATTTTATGGGGCCTTTATAGATGAAAGTGTTAAGGTAGTATGGAGGAGGATGAGGGTATGA
- a CDS encoding COG2426 family protein, with protein MKFVEILLLSLVPTFEGRYAIIYGLAKGYPMLETLSASVLGVLILSITLPKLLPVIDVIMDKLKGTGLKPFADLYTSYLERTRKKAKPYVERWGFLGLMIFVAIPLPGTGIWTGALASYLLGISERASIPALLIGGLLSVMITAFPAIGYLKI; from the coding sequence ATGAAATTCGTAGAGATCCTGCTGCTCTCTCTAGTTCCTACATTCGAAGGGAGATATGCTATAATCTATGGATTAGCAAAAGGTTATCCGATGTTAGAAACACTTTCTGCCTCGGTATTGGGGGTTCTCATATTATCGATCACCCTTCCGAAGCTTCTTCCCGTAATAGATGTTATTATGGATAAATTAAAAGGAACGGGACTCAAACCCTTTGCCGATTTATACACATCCTACCTGGAAAGAACAAGGAAAAAAGCAAAACCTTATGTCGAAAGATGGGGCTTCTTGGGATTAATGATCTTCGTTGCGATCCCACTCCCAGGAACTGGAATTTGGACAGGGGCCTTAGCTTCCTATCTCCTTGGAATTAGTGAAAGAGCGTCAATTCCAGCACTACTTATTGGAGGACTGCTCAGCGTCATGATAACGGCCTTTCCAGCTATAGGTTATCTAAAAATTTGA